A stretch of Miscanthus floridulus cultivar M001 chromosome 13, ASM1932011v1, whole genome shotgun sequence DNA encodes these proteins:
- the LOC136502004 gene encoding uncharacterized protein gives MDRSWIYNSEPFLPAFLCGVQQFMEHVRARFSADEKIKCPCRKCLNHIDKSLDDVHEDIELNGMSRCYTRWVYHGEEETDVGQDEDGELVVPEDMSWDGNDQAPLDEEGQAKDVLDDGARGVQGLIQDLCDAASHGFGGNLYKEIMEEAKRELYLGCTEESRLSFIIELLHIKVYNRITTSGFDTMLELLSSSLKNVPGLPKSYKEMKALLRKLGFGYVSIDVCKFDCALFWKDHEADDHCPVCGFTRWKVNKEGRKKVAHKVLRYFPIIPHLQRLFMSKQRAQYARWHKEKRVPVENEMRHPADGEAWKDFDDTFKSFVDDPRSLRLAIASDGFNPFGQMSNSYSIWPVIVVPYNFPPWMCMDQSNYMLALLIPGKKSPGKDFHVFMQPLIADMIELWKGVKTYDAVEGKDFSLRAAILWGIHDYPALGTMSGRTTRGYFACVHCDENPCSCGLRNKIGFLDHRRFLPNDHTWRKNKSFNGRHEKREKPRKFSADEVMARLNEVCYVPGKNPDKPKSRK, from the coding sequence atggaCAGAAGTTGGATTTATAACAGTGAACCATTTTTGCCGGCATTTTTGTGTGGTGTTCAGCAATTCATGGAACATGTCAGAGCTAGATTTAGTGCAGATGAGAAGATCAAGTGCCCATGCCGAAAATGCCTGAACCACATAGACAAAAGCCTAGATGATGTACACGAGGATATCGAACTCAATGGTATGTCTAGGTGCTATACTAGGTGGGTTTACCATGGAGAGGAAGAAACTGATGTTGGACAAGATGAAGATGGAGAACTTGTTGTACCAGAAGATATGTCATGGGATGGAAATGACCAGGCACCACTTGATGAGGAAGGACAAGCTAAAGATGTCTTAGATGACGGTGCAAGGGGAGTTCAGGGGTTGATTCAAGATTTGTGCGACGCAGCAAGCCATGGCTTCGGTGGTAACTTATATAAAGAAATTATGGAAGAGGCAAAGCGTGAACTTTATCTAGGTTGCACCGAGGAGTCTAGGCTATCTTTTATTATTGAACTACTGCATATCAAAGTGTACAATCGGATAACAACATCTGGGTTCGATACTATGCTTGAGTTGCTTTCTTCATCTTTGAAGAATGTGCCCGGACTTCCTAAGTCCTATAAAGAAATGAAAGCTTTGCTTCGGAAGCTTGGTTTTGGTTATGTTTCTATTGATGTGTGCAAGTTTGATTGTGCCTTATTTTGGAAGGACCATGAAGCTGATGATCATTGCCCAGTTTGTGGATTCACAAGATGGAAAGTGAACAAGGAGGGCAGAAAGAAAGTTGCTCACAAGGTCCTCCGTTACTTTCCAATAATTCCTCACCTTCAAAGGCTTTTCATGTCAAAGCAGCGAGCACAGTATGCAAGATGGCACAAGGAAAAGAGGGTGCCAGTTGAGAATGAAATGAGACATCCTGCTGATGGGGAAGCTTGGAAAGATTTTGATGACACTTTCAAGTCTTTTGTAGATGATCCCCGTAGTCTGAGGTTAGCCATTGCTAGTGATGGATTTAACCCATTTGGTCAGATGAGCAATTCATATAGCATATGGCCAGtgatagtggtaccatacaattttCCACCATGGATGTGTATGGACCAATCCAATTATATGCTTGCTTTACTAATTCCAGGCAAAAAATCACCAGGCAAAGATTTCCATGTGTTCATGCAGCCTTTGATAGCAGACATGATAGAGCTTTGGAAGGGTGTGAAAACTTATGATGCAGTTGAAGGCAAAGACTTCAGCCTGCGTGCAGCGATTCTGTGGGGAATCCATGACTACCCTGCATTAGGCACCATGTCAGGCAGAACCACTAGGGGTTACTTCGCATGTGTGCACTGTGATGAGAATCCATGCTCCTGCGGTCTTAGAAACAAGATTGGTTTCTTAGACCATAGACGTTTCCTCCCTAACGACCATACTTGGAGGAAAAACAAATCTTTCAATGGTAGGCATGAAAAAAGAGAGAAGCCAAGGAAATTTAGTGCAGATGAGGTTATGGCAAGGTTGAATGAAGTTTGCTATGTTCCAGGCAAGAATCCAGATAAGCCAAAATCAAGAAAATGA